From uncultured Bacteroides sp., a single genomic window includes:
- a CDS encoding family 78 glycoside hydrolase catalytic domain translates to MPKKRILLLLVFLLSLKVAAFAGVSISNLRCEMLNNPVGIDTESPRVSWRISSSERGVTQLSYQILVASSMQKLNAGEGDVWNSGIVKSSQSQWVSYAGQPLKSNGRYFWKVKVTTNAGESSWSTPAQWSMGLLSQNDWKAQWIGLDKLMPWDSDTQFSRMSARYLRKEFTPKKAVAHATVHVSGLGLYELYINGQKVGDRVLAPAPTDYRKTTLYNSYDVTALLKDKANAMGVTLGNGRFYTMRQNFKNYKIPTFGFPKVRLVLILEYTDGSKDVVGSDTSWKINADGPIRSNNEYDGEVYDARKEFGNWTEPGFNDSSWESAQRVTLPSGTLRAEMTAGMKVVDKIHPVSITELPGRKYILDMGQNMAGWLRIKVKGDAGDTVRLRFAEVLQKNGELYMEPLRDAKVTNLYILKGQGMEEWAPKFVYNGFRYVEITGCKNKPSLDQFVGEVVSDEMETLGAFSCTDPIINQIYKNAFWGIRSNYKGMPVDCPQRNERQPWLGDRAVGCLGESFVMENGQLYSKWMNDINDSQREDGCIPDVAPSYLNYYTDNITWPSVFLLSSDMVYSQFGNIQPIVKNYDAMKKWMDHMKKEYLREGIMTRDEYGDWCVPPESPELIHSKDPKRQTDGLLVSTAYYYKMLALMSKFATLQNKTEDSKEFDAIAANVKDAFNKKYFNTDSLFYGNNSATSNLLPLAFGMVPDNMVEKVSKQIVDKVMNDSKGHICTGLVGSQWIMRELCKMGRADVAYMLASNDTYPSWGYMVKKGATTIWELWNGDTAGPKMNSKNHVMLLGDLIPFFYENMAGIKTDEKEAGFKKIIMKPNFEIQDLSDVDASYMTPYGKVVSKWKKNLKHLDWNITIPANATAIVYLPSDKAMIKEGGIPVAKAKGVKYLGKEGNLTRWEVGSGDYLFSVDMNVGLGAWRKGIVEDEFLYEKASFPSAHAATIADTPTGLVASFFGGTKEGNPDVCIWVCRKTAEGWTAPQKVADGIMSDTLRKACYNPVLFQVPGGELLLFFKIGKNVGDWTGYLIRSFDGGKTWMQPEELPKNILGPIKNKPVLIGNKLVCPTSTEKNGWKVHFEFTEDKGKTWRETQPINDGKTVNAIQPSILFHKDGSLQILCRSLNGAIADAWSKDGGETWSEMKLIDLPNNNSGTDAVTLKDGRQVVIYNHVKTPAGAKKGARTPLNIAVSKDGKKWFASLILEDSPIGQYSYPSIIQGNDGYIHAIYTWRRQRIKYMKIDPKQLKEVPIVNGQWPALKE, encoded by the coding sequence ATGCCGAAGAAAAGAATCTTATTATTGCTTGTTTTTCTGCTTTCTCTGAAAGTAGCGGCTTTTGCAGGAGTTAGCATTAGCAATCTGCGTTGTGAAATGCTGAACAATCCTGTAGGGATTGATACAGAATCTCCTCGTGTTAGTTGGCGCATTTCTTCTTCAGAAAGAGGAGTGACTCAACTTTCTTATCAGATATTGGTAGCTTCTTCCATGCAAAAACTAAATGCCGGTGAGGGAGATGTATGGAACTCCGGCATTGTTAAGTCTTCCCAGTCTCAATGGGTGAGTTATGCCGGACAGCCATTAAAAAGTAATGGCCGATATTTCTGGAAAGTAAAGGTTACTACTAATGCCGGAGAATCTTCCTGGAGCACACCTGCTCAATGGAGCATGGGATTACTTTCACAGAATGACTGGAAAGCTCAGTGGATTGGTTTGGATAAACTGATGCCATGGGATTCTGATACTCAGTTCTCACGTATGTCTGCCCGTTATCTTCGTAAAGAGTTTACTCCGAAGAAAGCAGTAGCTCATGCCACTGTTCATGTTTCCGGCCTAGGATTATATGAATTGTATATCAATGGTCAGAAAGTTGGCGATCGTGTTCTTGCACCTGCACCAACCGATTACAGAAAAACTACTCTTTATAATAGTTACGACGTTACAGCTTTGTTGAAAGATAAGGCAAACGCTATGGGTGTTACTCTTGGTAATGGACGTTTCTATACCATGCGTCAGAATTTCAAGAACTATAAAATCCCTACATTTGGTTTTCCAAAAGTTCGTCTGGTACTTATACTTGAATATACAGATGGATCAAAAGATGTAGTTGGAAGTGATACTTCATGGAAAATTAATGCCGATGGTCCTATCCGTAGTAATAACGAATATGATGGAGAGGTGTATGATGCCCGCAAAGAGTTTGGAAACTGGACAGAACCGGGATTCAATGATTCTTCTTGGGAATCGGCACAGCGTGTAACCCTTCCGAGTGGAACACTTCGTGCTGAAATGACGGCAGGAATGAAGGTCGTGGATAAAATCCATCCTGTTTCTATCACAGAACTTCCGGGCAGGAAATATATTCTTGACATGGGACAGAATATGGCCGGTTGGTTAAGAATCAAAGTGAAAGGTGATGCCGGTGATACTGTCCGCCTACGTTTTGCTGAAGTTCTTCAGAAGAACGGCGAACTTTATATGGAACCTCTAAGAGATGCCAAGGTTACTAATCTTTATATCCTGAAAGGTCAGGGAATGGAAGAGTGGGCACCTAAGTTTGTATATAATGGTTTCCGTTATGTTGAGATTACCGGATGCAAAAACAAACCTTCGTTAGATCAGTTTGTTGGCGAGGTTGTCAGTGATGAGATGGAAACACTTGGTGCTTTCAGCTGCACTGATCCTATCATTAATCAGATTTACAAAAATGCTTTCTGGGGAATCCGTAGTAATTACAAAGGAATGCCTGTTGACTGTCCGCAGAGAAACGAACGTCAGCCTTGGTTGGGCGACCGTGCTGTAGGCTGCCTGGGTGAAAGCTTTGTCATGGAAAACGGACAGCTTTACAGCAAATGGATGAATGATATCAACGATTCACAACGTGAAGATGGTTGTATTCCCGATGTAGCACCTTCTTATCTGAACTATTACACAGATAATATTACATGGCCTTCCGTATTCCTTTTATCATCTGATATGGTTTATTCACAGTTTGGAAACATCCAGCCTATCGTGAAAAACTATGATGCCATGAAAAAGTGGATGGATCACATGAAGAAGGAATATCTGAGAGAGGGCATTATGACTCGTGATGAATATGGCGATTGGTGTGTTCCACCTGAATCTCCAGAACTGATTCACTCAAAAGACCCGAAACGTCAGACAGACGGTTTGTTGGTTTCTACAGCTTATTATTATAAAATGCTTGCTTTGATGAGCAAATTTGCAACATTGCAGAATAAAACTGAAGATTCAAAAGAGTTTGATGCAATTGCTGCCAATGTAAAAGATGCCTTCAACAAGAAATATTTCAATACAGATAGCTTGTTCTACGGAAATAACTCGGCAACGTCCAACTTGCTTCCATTAGCATTTGGCATGGTGCCCGATAATATGGTTGAAAAAGTAAGCAAGCAGATTGTTGATAAGGTAATGAATGACAGCAAAGGACATATTTGCACAGGTCTTGTAGGTTCGCAATGGATTATGCGCGAATTGTGCAAGATGGGACGTGCTGATGTGGCATATATGTTGGCTTCTAACGATACATACCCAAGTTGGGGATATATGGTTAAAAAGGGAGCGACTACAATCTGGGAATTATGGAATGGTGATACTGCCGGACCGAAAATGAATTCCAAGAATCACGTAATGCTTCTTGGCGATTTGATTCCATTCTTCTACGAAAATATGGCCGGAATCAAAACCGATGAAAAGGAAGCAGGCTTTAAGAAGATTATTATGAAGCCAAATTTTGAAATTCAGGATCTGAGTGATGTTGATGCTTCTTATATGACTCCTTACGGAAAAGTGGTGAGCAAATGGAAAAAGAATCTGAAACATCTGGATTGGAATATCACTATTCCTGCCAATGCAACTGCAATAGTTTACTTGCCTTCGGATAAGGCGATGATAAAAGAGGGTGGCATTCCTGTTGCAAAAGCCAAAGGTGTGAAATATCTTGGAAAAGAAGGTAATCTTACCCGCTGGGAAGTCGGCTCGGGAGATTATTTATTCAGCGTTGATATGAATGTAGGTCTGGGAGCCTGGAGAAAAGGAATTGTTGAAGATGAGTTCCTTTACGAAAAAGCTTCTTTCCCATCGGCACATGCTGCTACAATAGCTGACACTCCAACCGGACTTGTTGCTTCATTTTTCGGAGGAACTAAAGAAGGAAATCCTGATGTTTGTATCTGGGTATGCAGAAAAACAGCCGAAGGATGGACTGCTCCTCAAAAGGTTGCTGATGGTATAATGAGTGATACTTTGCGTAAGGCATGCTATAACCCGGTACTTTTTCAGGTACCTGGTGGCGAACTATTGTTATTCTTTAAGATTGGAAAGAATGTGGGCGACTGGACCGGTTACCTCATTCGCTCTTTCGATGGAGGAAAAACATGGATGCAACCCGAAGAGTTACCAAAGAATATACTTGGACCAATTAAAAACAAACCGGTTCTTATCGGCAATAAACTAGTTTGCCCCACAAGTACTGAAAAAAATGGCTGGAAAGTTCACTTTGAGTTTACAGAAGATAAAGGAAAAACATGGCGCGAAACACAACCTATCAATGATGGAAAGACAGTCAACGCCATTCAGCCTAGCATCTTATTCCATAAAGACGGATCGTTACAGATTCTTTGTCGCTCTCTAAATGGTGCAATAGCCGATGCATGGTCGAAAGACGGTGGCGAAACATGGAGTGAAATGAAGCTGATTGATCTTCCTAATAATAACTCAGGTACAGACGCGGTAACATTGAAAGACGGTCGTCAGGTAGTGATCTATAATCACGTTAAAACTCCCGCAGGAGCTAAGAAAGGTGCACGTACGCCACTTAACATTGCCGTTTCAAAAGACGGAAAGAAGTGGTTTGCTTCACTCATTCTTGAAGATTCGCCGATTGGTCAATACTCTTACCCTTCCATAATACAAGGCAATGATGGCTATATTCATGCTATTTATACCTGGAGACGCCAACGCATTAAATATATGAAGATTGATCCTAAGCAGTTAAAAGAAGTGCCTATTGTCAACGGACAATGGCCGGCTCTCAAAGAATAA
- a CDS encoding glycoside hydrolase family 140 protein: MKRNKIIALACLFLLGVSGTMKAQKNEPKTYIPWANGKLVVDESGRYLKQANGAPFFWLGDTGWLMPARLDRDEVEYYLEQCSKKGFNMVQIMLMHTIPEINTYGQWALPDGFNFKNIDKKGVYGYWDHIDYIVRTAEKKGIYIGMVCLWGTPVQKGLVTEKDAQAYGKFLADRYKNNPNIVWFIGGDIRGDVKPTVWNTLANTIKNSDGNHLMTFHPRGRTTSAVWFNNEKWLDFNMFQSGHRRYGQRFGDGDYTIQENTEEDNWRYVEKSFAMKPLKPTIDGEPVYEEIPQGLHDTTQPLWNANDIRRYAYWSVFAGSFGHTYGHNSIMQMLKNGVGGAYGATKPWYDALKDPGMNQMKYLKNLMLTLPYFDRVPDQTVIAGTNGDLYERVIATRGNDYLMAYNYTNRPVQIDLTKISGAKKKVWWYNPSNGELQYAGEFDNKVTEFIEDSGYRAGNDRVLIAVDSSKDYIKQDWTSLPDAQQKWNKK, encoded by the coding sequence ATGAAAAGAAACAAGATCATTGCATTGGCATGTTTGTTCCTTTTAGGAGTTTCTGGCACTATGAAAGCACAGAAAAACGAACCTAAAACTTACATACCATGGGCTAATGGAAAGTTGGTTGTTGATGAAAGCGGACGTTATCTGAAACAGGCTAATGGTGCTCCGTTCTTCTGGTTAGGTGATACAGGTTGGCTTATGCCTGCACGTCTTGATCGTGATGAAGTGGAATATTATCTTGAACAATGCAGCAAGAAAGGCTTTAATATGGTTCAGATTATGTTAATGCATACTATTCCTGAAATCAATACTTATGGTCAATGGGCTTTACCTGATGGATTTAATTTTAAGAACATTGATAAAAAAGGTGTTTACGGATATTGGGACCATATAGATTATATTGTTCGTACCGCTGAAAAGAAAGGTATTTATATTGGTATGGTGTGTCTTTGGGGAACTCCTGTTCAAAAAGGACTGGTAACAGAAAAAGATGCTCAGGCTTATGGTAAATTCCTTGCAGATCGCTATAAGAACAATCCTAATATAGTTTGGTTTATCGGAGGAGATATTCGTGGTGATGTGAAGCCAACTGTTTGGAATACACTTGCCAATACTATAAAAAATAGTGATGGAAATCACCTGATGACTTTCCATCCAAGAGGAAGAACAACTTCTGCCGTTTGGTTTAATAATGAAAAGTGGTTAGACTTTAATATGTTTCAGTCTGGTCACCGTCGTTACGGTCAACGATTTGGCGATGGAGATTATACCATTCAGGAAAATACAGAAGAAGATAACTGGCGTTATGTAGAAAAGAGCTTTGCTATGAAGCCTTTGAAGCCAACTATTGATGGTGAACCTGTTTACGAAGAAATTCCTCAGGGATTGCATGATACCACACAACCTTTATGGAATGCTAATGATATTCGTCGTTATGCATACTGGTCGGTTTTTGCAGGTTCATTCGGACATACTTACGGACATAATTCAATTATGCAGATGTTGAAGAATGGAGTAGGGGGAGCTTACGGTGCTACAAAACCATGGTATGATGCATTGAAAGATCCTGGAATGAACCAGATGAAATATCTTAAAAACCTGATGCTTACTTTACCATACTTTGATAGAGTGCCAGATCAGACTGTTATTGCAGGTACAAATGGCGATCTTTACGAAAGAGTAATCGCAACTCGTGGTAATGATTACCTTATGGCTTACAACTATACTAATCGCCCTGTACAGATAGATCTTACAAAGATTTCGGGTGCGAAGAAGAAAGTATGGTGGTACAATCCTTCAAACGGAGAATTGCAATATGCAGGTGAGTTTGATAATAAAGTAACCGAATTTATTGAAGATAGCGGTTACCGTGCCGGAAACGATCGCGTGCTTATTGCTGTTGATTCTTCTAAGGATTATATTAAGCAGGATTGGACATCTCTTCCAGATGCACAACAAAAATGGAATAAAAAATAA